The Anguilla anguilla isolate fAngAng1 chromosome 2, fAngAng1.pri, whole genome shotgun sequence genome contains the following window.
GTTTCTTCTACTCTTCATACAAATTCATATGTGAGTTCAtctgaaggtcagaggtcagaaagGATACACTGCAGTAATGGCCCAGTAGGCAATGACCAGGCTCAACATGACAAAGGTCAGCAGAGGGTAAAACAGCGAGGACATCACATGGCCAATGGTCctataatacagtataatatgTTTAATTAAGAGTTAtcaggcattttaaatgagcatttAAACATATTCATTGCTTTATCTATATCCCCCACCAAAAACACAATCCTAAAGCCTGCCACCAGTCCTCACATCAGAGCTTCATAACATCATAACAGCATTAACTCCATTAATTCCACTGTCACCTATGCCTGGGTCTGTGTCATCAGTGCTGGTGACCTGCTCTGTTAAATATACAGGGCTGTTCACACTGCCTGACCTGCTCTGTTAAATATACAGGGCTGTTCACACTGCCTGACCTGCTCTGTTAAATATACAGGGCTGTTCACACTGCCTGACCTGCTCTGTTAAATATACAGGGCTGTTCACACTGCCTGACCTGCTCTGTTAAATATACAGGGATGTTCACACTGCCTGACCTGCTCTGTTAAATATACAGGGCTGTTCACACTGCCTGACCTGCTCTGTTAAATATACAGGGCTGTTCACACTGCCTGACCTGCTCTGTTAAATATACAGGGCTGTTCACACTGCCTGACCTGCTCTGTTAAATATACAGGGCTGTTCACACTGCCTGACCTGCTCTGTTAAATATACAGGGCTGTTCACACTGCCTGACCTGCTCTGTTAAATATACAGGGCTGTTCACACTGCCTGACCTGCTCTGTTAAATATACAGGGCTGTTCACACTGCCTGACCTGCTCTGTTAAATATACAGGGCTGTTCACACTGCCTGACCTGCTCTGTTAAATATACAGGGCTGTTCACACTGCCTGACCTGCTCTGTTAAATATACAGGGCTGTTCACACTGCCTGACCTGCTCTGTTAAATATACAGGGCTGTTCACACTGCCTGACCTGCTGGCCTCCTTAATGAGGGCAATGGCGATGACGATTCTTTTCCTGAGGAAGATGAGCAGCAGGATGACGACCACCTCCACAATGCACAGAATTATCACTGTGAGAAgaagaaatgggggggggggggttatattcACCGCAATGCATATTTCacttattattagcattatccATTACTGCCAGTATTAAAGTGCGGCGGCTGCGTGACACCAGCTTTCACAGCTCCAGCACAAAATGGAGACATCAGACTGCGTTTAGGGTGCAAAATTATTTATAGATATACGgagcatttgggggggggggggatacaccCAAAACCATGCAATGTTATTCTCGTCCAATGTTCGCCGAGCTGATTCTCCTGCCTCCAGCGCTCGTGAAAAGTGAGAAAAGCAGAAGCTCTtttaaaatctgtgaattcttagCTGCTGTGTTGTTTCAACGCTCTCTCACATCCGCAAATGGCCCAGAAACATTTGAAAACGAGTCTGGCGAAAACGAATCGCATCATTAAGACCCGATGACCGGTGAAATTATTTCTAGCAGAGCTGGACCCCGTGAGTCTGTGGGGCCCTAGGCCAGATCTTGAAAATGGACCCccaaataatatataataaaaatgataaacaaaagaaaacgtCACACGGGTGCCCCTTAACCACACCAGGGCTCTGGGTGTTCGTCTACATGGCCTAATGGACAGGCTGGCTCTGCTACCTAGCTAGGgaaaattaaatagctttcaagctcaGGCGTTCAGAATCAAGGCCTTTCCGTGAGCAACGtctggagtttgagactgctgtcGAGTCTAATGTTAGCGTACAGTAGCTCAGCGTCACGAcgatattacacacacacaatgacatgcTGGTTTAACTGTAGGATGGTAAAGCCTTGCTTCCTAGTTTTATGTGGCTTTCTTTCATGTCGTTTGGTATTATAATGTTATTGTTACTGTAGGAAAGcatagcgtttttttttttttttttttaaataagcaggTAAACACCAGATGCTACACATTATGGCTGTTACTGGAAAATGCTAATGCACTGGCAGTAAATTTACATGTAGACCTGCGTTAGCTTGTTTGTAGCAACTGACCAACGCATTAAACGATAAACCTATCAGCCAGAGCGTGGATTCATCAACATCACGCTCTAAGGGTCGGTAACCTGCTTGAACTTTTTAATGCTTTTCATTGGGtggaaaaattgaaataaatattaagaagacaatcaattgtctcctctggggaatataaccacaatttgttTCCCAGATGTTTAATTTTACCCATCAGCCTTAGTGCATATGCATTTCTCTGAGTTCTGATGCCACATAACATAAATGTGGAAGTATAGtttgcagacacatgcacatgaactGCCTTGCGCAATTTATCGCCACTGGCTGCAAGTGCAGAAAAGATAACTCAGAGTATTTTTTACGGCCATGGATAAGCAGAACTGCATTTACACAAAGACACAGCTGCCAGAGACGACTTTCTAGTGACAGGGGAAGAAACACTACCAAAACCCGCAGTCTGCTGCACTATGCAATACCGTACATACTGAGATACAAGCATGGATTTCAATCAACTCTTTTCCACAGTCGTCACAAAATATGCATATCTCATAGTGTCAGCCTTTGGAAACGATCTCCATGCCGTTATGAATGTGACTGAGCGGTGTAGCGTGAGACTCACGGAACACCAGCCAGGTTTGCTTAATGTGCAGATAGACAGAGACATCGGTCAGAAGCCCCAGTTCCGTGATGGTGACGTCGGCTCCAGGTTCTCCCCTCAGTCTGCTGTACGCCACGGCGCAATATAAGATCCCTGCAGTGTGTAAGAGAGCAGTAAATCAGGGAtgtcctggagggggggggggggggggggcagggagaccAGTCAGCAcatcaggggcgacatagctcaggaggtcagagcggttgtctggcagtcggagggttgctggttcgatcccccaccctgggcgtgtcaaagtgtccctgagcaagacacctaacccctaattgctcccaatgagccgattggtaccttgcatggcagcctttcaccgttggtgtgtgagtgtgtgtctgaattggtgaatgagaggcatcaattgtaaagtgctttggataaaagcgctatataaatgcagtccatttaccatttaccatcataAACCACAGCATAATCACAAGATATATACTGTTGTAACTGGGCTGTGCCAGCTGTGCTCCTTCTGCATTTTTAGCTACTGTTTTCATATGATAATTGATCTCTCTGTCACTGAATGTACACTGACTGAGCATGTCTGTGGTTTATCAATCTCTATTGATCATCACTGTATGTATTGTGGCAGCATGTGAGTTCAGCATCTTGTCCAGTTTAATGTCTCTGAATGCCATGACTGTTTGTTGTCCTTACTGACCCCCTcattgacttgacttgacttaaGAGGAAGAGATTTCGTACCGGATCCGATGACCAGGATGACGAGGACGATCATGATCCAGACCATGATTCCTGCGAGGTAGCGGAGGAGGACGACGAAGATGAGACTGATGACCATGGCTATCACCAGACCCCTGAACCGAGCcgtacagagacagagagagatagaagaaACGGGTATAAGGATTtcacactgaaccacacactAGGTTGCCATTAGCTAAACGTCACTGAGGGGCACAGCCAAGGATGTGAGCTGGGGGGAGTTCCGAGACAGTGAGACTGGCCAGACCGCTCTGGGTGAAGCACTCACAGCAGAATCCAGTGCCAGGACTGTGTGTAATCCTCAAAGATGTTCATGGCCACTTGACGCACTTCCGAAAGTCTGTTAGCATTCCTAAAGAGGGACAAGAACCATAAGCGCCAAATGTTTATGCTGAGATCGCATCAAGTGACATAAAGCTACATTCAATACACTCCCATCcaagggtttgtttttttttattattaagggATCAATAAATGTCTACCTTCGGTATGCAATTAAGTGGAACTTTACTTTCACTTTGAAAAAAGTTCATTGACTTTTCCTGAGCAATGCTTccacatcattacattacattacattaaaggcatttggcagacgctcttatccagagcgacgtacaacaaagtgtataaccacaaCCAGgcacaagtgtgttgaaaaccctagtgGGAAGCACAGTTCCAAGTTcagggaacgaccgcgtagtttaacttggaccctgtaggttaatctgattgacacaaacaaaaacagcaacaaagcagtctatgcaaataatacaagccaCTCTGGCGCTAGCATACAGTAACGCAAGCAAAGACAGGTTCGGGACTAACTTTGCCGCCGCCAGGAGATCGGTAGCGGTTATCGCCTTGTTGTCTTCATCTTTGAACGTGACGTTGTTCCCCTCGACGGACACTTTGCCATTCTTTGAGGAGAGGGCAGGAAGACACCGGTGAGCATCTGTTGGCAGAGAAGAAGCCCCTCAGCGGCCATTCTACAAACCTCAGCGATCATGCACTGCATGCggcaggaagagacagagaccaTAGAGATTAGGGGGGCTAGGTCCTGAACTAGACAAGAGGGAAGAGGTGAAAATACACAGAAGGATGAAAAAGgttgaaatacacacacacacacacacacacacacacgcacgcacgcacacgcaaatgcacacatgcacacatacacacacacacacgcaaatgcacacacgcacacacacgtgataGGTAAATACTCTATGCTGCTTTCGATTAATGCGAAAGCATGGGAAGCCACAACAGGCCAAGGATTTCTTTGGAGTACCCAGAAAATAGTGGCAAAGGGTTTGGAGAGTgttctagagagagagagagagagagagagatgaatgaAAGGCTGTAAGGctgaggagacagaggagagagctCACATGGTCGGCTGGGGATGAGCATGGCCGGGCACAGGGGCTCCCTCAGGAGTTGAGGAACACTCTGAGATGCACAGGAATACGGAACACCATTAAAGGACATCCAGGACAAGCTATTCACCCAACCCTCCAGCAACTCATCCAGCATCATAACCAACACTGTTCTGACCTGGAGagatccattttctttttctttcccattGGAATTTTCTGATGCTCACCAGCAGATGAATGTCTGTTCCTTCCTTGCAGAACGGTTTGTACTCGTCCATGGCTTCCTTGCTCAGTTTGGCTGTCACCAGGGTCATGTATTTAGTAGGACACTTCTCCACACACAGCTGACCAGGAATACAGAgaaatgtgagagagagggacaaacCACCTGATTTCATTACTGGAATACACTGAACAAAAGGTGATTACACGCCATGGCTGAATGGTTTGTTGAGAAGGAATCCTTCATGACGTAATGACCAGAACATCAGGAAAAAGGTAAAGAAGAAGGGCAATAACAAAGAAGAAGTCTTGAATGCAGATAGAAAAGAATAAATGAAGCACAGGGGGTGGATGGAAACGACAGAGCAGAAGCAGAGTAAGAGTTTGACATGAAAAAGGGAGGAACAAGGGcaataagaaaaaagaagaagacttGAATGCAGACAGAAAAGAGTAAATGAAGCACATGAGGACAGCAGGAGTAGAGGAAGAGTCTGACCTGTATGGTGGGACACTGGAACTCCAGGAGCACCAAAGGGCTGGCGCACTTCACGATGTTGAAGTAGAACAAGTACGGCTTCTTCCTGCCGAAAAAAAAAGCGGAGGAACACAATCAGCATCAGGAAATGGTGGGAACCTGGCAAAGCCACCATCATTGCAGTGGAATCGTGAGAAACAGGCAGATACAATCAATACCATTtccaggatgggggggggggggggtcggtcaaGGGGATGGGGGAGAATagaaaggaaagggagagatgaTAAAGAGCAAgagacaaaacacattttgggaATCAAGTAGGGAAAAAACGGGGGAACCTATTTACTACAGTGCTACACCATCATTTTGGCAATCAACAGACAGCACGGAGAGGAGGTCAACACTTACTCCAGGTTGGGTGACCGTCCACAGAACTGACCCTTGCTGTCAGTGGGGTAGATCACCTTTTGAGGATCACCATGAGACCAGGCTGAGGGACAGGGTGGTGGGGCATCATTACTCGACATTTAACAGCAATATCTGTCTTCACCGCCTACACGCCATCCCCATTACTTCCACTAATCTACATTAGGCTGTGGCGTTCAGGTAAAAATGTGCTCCCTGTGCTCCATCTATTCAAGAGCAGCATTTAGCAGCAGCCATACGGCACACAGGAGAAGTCCGTTGTGTCAAAGAACAAACCTCCATTGCACACAGATGATGGAAGCGGTTCCTCGCTCCCCAGTTCATTTCTACATAGTTTTGGATAATCCAATAATTGTTTCGCACTGCTGccaataaaacattcatttatcttttttcctTTATCCAGAAAGAAGAGACAAATATCATGGCTGGTACAATTCTGAGAAGAAATGCTGCGTATATTATTACCAGTAATTCATCAATTTGCAAACCCTCCagatacaaaatatcaataCAGCAACATAAatatcaattttaaaatatatcaccGAGCTTCACTGTGATTTCTTACGTGGAATTTTCTGGCATCATATTTCTCCACCTAATGATATGAGCCACTTACCCAGAATTCCCACGGCAAAGTAGCCCACGATGGCCACAATGAACAGAATGCAGCAGATGATGTCAGTGCAGCCTCTGTGAGATAGAAAACAGGCAGGGGATAAGAACATTAAGAGCGAACACAGACTCTTCTGTCTTTTAGAATATGCCAATATCAATAATTATAAGGATAAAAATCACCACCCGCTCACCTGTTATAAATAGGGCCTTTAAAGGTGGGGTCAAACCTCCTTAGTTCacctgtacaaaaaaaattgaagaatTTTTAGAATTCTAAAAATTAAGGTTGAAGTCCGTCAGATAGATCCCTGGGGCTTACTGCTCATTGTACATGGTTAACACACcgttcacaaataaaatgagtgaTAAGCTGGGTTCAAGTGTATGCATCTATaagtttgtacatgtgtgtgtgtgcgtgtgcatgtatgcatgagtgtgcacacacacctgtgccgGCAAATGCGACATTGCATTTCCAAGTAAAAAGCAAGCCAACGCGTAAACACGCTGTGTGTAGCAAAGAGGGTCTCACAATGTGGCAGAcacaccaaacaaacagcaaaaccTCTCCCCAGTGTCCCAGTACCATCTGAGCTACAGGGAACCATGGCAACGCTGCTCAGCAACCACACGAGAGGCAACCTCGCAGACCAATGCGGATTTATTTGCTCTTTATTGCTCTTCTGTAGAATTGGACTGTTACCCATAACGATGAAACGTATAACACTGGCATACTCACAAGAAACTACTTTCAGTACAAGCAGAGGCACAATAAAAACGATGGTTCGGTTTATAGCGCAaggcagagtcacagagctgtcaactgcaaaaaagaaaatataggCTATTCAGTGTGCAGGCCACCCACAGTAGAGCTCTGATATAGAACCACTGTTGAGATGATTGGTAAGACACAGTTTAGCCTACGCATCAAAGCCTCCATTCCATCCCAAGGAGTTcaacaaaattatgttttctttctgaaccACAAGCCTCTCATGCTACCAGAAGCCACATGGCgtaaccccaacccccaactAACCCACACCCACAAAGCACAGGGCTTCCTGAAACACAGGAACTGACCTGAAAAACAGTTTCCCACGCAACCGCGCACATAGAAAGGTGGCGTAACATACACAACCTGACCAAGCtgtgcatatttttatacagaaaCGTTCAGAAGGAGAACAGTTAGCCTAACTTCCTGTCAAATGAGGAACAGCGTcccacaaaaaaatttttttggctTTACTCATCTAAAGTGTTATGAACTACAACAGGCTCACTTTGTTGCTGGAACATTAATACAAGAGCATTCATTAACACGGATAGGTGAGAATTTTCGCCACCCAACGTGGCTAGAGCGTGCTCAGAGAGCCCGCACACGCATCTGAAATGTGCGCCTACACCAAACGGCAGCAACGGAAAATGAAACCTGCCCGCGAAAGACTTCCTTGGTGTCGCCGTCGGTTTAAACTCATTCCTAATTCTAAACACCAGACGCACGGTCAATTGTGCACTACATTTCTAGATGAATGGCTTCTGCGATGAACAGCCGGTCTATTGTATGACTTTATTTAATAAGCTAGTCGCGCTGAAAACGACAGCAAAAGGCAGACAATGGAAAATGAACGTGCAGGCCTAACACCCCCATCTCCACCCTTGGCGAGGACATATTTACACCCACTGCTCCCCGGGCACTTCCCCTGCTCACTCTATTATTAATCAATATCAATATGCAGAGAATACGCAGAACGTCATTCCGTGGTgtcaatattaaaaatgaactttgAACTGACGTGCTTTGCACGGCGACGCCCTCTGTTCTTATCAAAACTACGGCGCCACAACATCCAGTTTACGCTGCCAGCAATAACACAGAGGAACTCAAAAAcgaaactagaaaaaaaaacaaagaaaaacaggagcAAAATGTACCATATTTTCCATAATGTTCTTCTTCCTCCTTTGCCATCGTTAAACATCAACCGCTTTAACGGCCTGGCGATGCGCGGCGGTGCGCGGCGGGGTGTCTGTCTTTCAGCCAAACGCGCTTCTTTTCCTCGCTCAGACGCACTTCCTCGCTACGCGAATGCAAACTGAAAGTCGAGCCACCGCCCGTGCTGCCTTCCGGTGCTATCCTTTGTGTTGTAGCTTTTTAACCCCTTTatctcacaccccccccagACAGTCTCAGCCGCCCTTTTTCGGCGTCTCCAATGGCAGCAGGTCACACGCCGGAAAGCGATGGGTAAGTGGTTGAACACAGCCACTTGTTTTCCCTTCATGAAGACCCTCCCACACACTCCCCAAAAGGCTCAGCACACGTAAACTACACACACTCGTTGGTACAGAGCCGTGCGGTACAGTGTTCAGATTTCAGTAATTTAACCTGAAATTAACAGAAAATTTTATTATCCGTGTACGTTTAGCACTATTTTCCGTGATCTTTTAACATGCTTAATGTTCGCTACATGTTTTGGCTTGGGGTGGGGAAACTGTAATTTGAAATGATTTGGAGCTACAGTAATCTGCTACGTAACTGACATCAATGAGACCAGAGGGAAGGTGGATAAACCGgtaataatgcaaataaacccgGCAACAGACGGTTTTTTTTTACgtgaatatgcaaaaatgaaataattcaacAACAGTTTtgtacacatatttttttatatattgggCACCCAACCTGGGACTGAGCAACTCCAATTCCCTCCATAAgttggaatggccaatcattAGAACCCAGAAAACTACAGCGAAAACTACTCTCATAGAGTGgtgtcagaggaagacctgTCATATGTGGCTTTGACCTGCAGTCCATGGGTGCCTGATTGACCCGCGGAGGTCGCTAGAGAACAATGAAATGAGGACCCCCTAACCAGTCGACCCCTCCCACACCCTGGACAACGCAACCACCCCATTGCATGTTGCCCTACGGATCTACCAGCCACAGCCGCCACTGGCACAGAACGGATCCAACCTGAGACCCTGGGGTAAGTGACATACACTACCTAtccattacattcattcattacattcatttggcagacgcttttatccaaagcgacgtacaaaagtacattttcatgatcgtagacaactgctgaacacgggttcagtaaggtacaattacttattttgtacagctatttctagccaaaaacaatgaacactatcctggtctaacatctgcaaagccaaactaggcagaagaataagctacagtattaggacaaatacaatttaccaattTACCAAGAACAATTTATCCAGCTAAGGTTGCTAgatgtctgttttcttttttttaccaggaTGTCCGGTATTCAAGTTATTTGCGCATGTCCGGTTCCTGGTCCCGACCGGACAATGTAGATAACGCTGGTCCGAGCaattgatgggagaaatttaaCCGATGGTGTCAAATGAAATCACACATCAGGGACTCGGTCGGGTACTCAGGAGTGAGCGGGCAGGGGtgaagacggaggaggagacttctttgatagTACAcacgggcaaaaaaaaaaaaaaaagtcctgcaTAGTGTGCCCTTAAGGTCAGTTTTCAATTACGCAGAATGTGGCAATTCACCCCAAGACTCCGACAGAGGCAGATGGTTTGTTTCACCACTAGCAGGACATGAGCCTTGACTGGTATCTCACTGAAGGAGGAACCTCTCGTTAGAATAATTGGTGGCACACACAGAGGGACCAGTAGAGAGTTAGAGTACAGTCCAGACGGGACAGCGCAAAGGCCTGGATTAGAGTCTGCGTCAGGCACTGGGTGAAAAATTAACAAGGCGCTGTGTAAAAAATTCTAAGCTGTGGACCACAGATACTGCCTTATCCGTGAAAGCCAACTTGTTATCAAGTGTCACACGAGGTCGCGCCAGTCCATTGCGTATGCTGCTTTCGCTTAAGTCGGGGGAGGGTAGAGAGACTGTAGCGCAGGAAGGGCGTAGGAGTCACAGCAGTTCTGCTTCGGAGAAGTTGAGTCACACAGTTTTAAATGTTGTTCAGGCATGCAACGCTGTGTGCCAAAtagtaaagttctgcatgtgggaaataaaaacattaggcaggattactttatgggaggaacaaaattggaacgcgctcagtttga
Protein-coding sequences here:
- the slc44a2 gene encoding choline transporter-like protein 2 isoform X3, translated to MDLEEKSPDSKYGELRRFDPTFKGPIYNRGCTDIICCILFIVAIVGYFAVGILAWSHGDPQKVIYPTDSKGQFCGRSPNLEKKPYLFYFNIVKCASPLVLLEFQCPTIQLCVEKCPTKYMTLVTAKLSKEAMDEYKPFCKEGTDIHLLSVPQLLREPLCPAMLIPSRPYAHRCLPALSSKNGKVSVEGNNVTFKDEDNKAITATDLLAAAKNANRLSEVRQVAMNIFEDYTQSWHWILLGLVIAMVISLIFVVLLRYLAGIMVWIMIVLVILVIGSGILYCAVAYSRLRGEPGADVTITELGLLTDVSVYLHIKQTWLVFLIILCIVEVVVILLLIFLRKRIVIAIALIKEASRTIGHVMSSLFYPLLTFVMLSLVIAYWAITAVFLSTSKEQVYKVVNQTECNYSMHTCDPEKFSQSNITDACPGAECLFAFYGGETKYHKFLIFLQLYNVFLFFWCANFVTALGQVTLAGAFASYYWAFKKPNDIPANPVLSSLGRALRYHTGSLAFGSLILSIVQVIRVVLEYLDQKLKGAQNKCAKFMLTCLKCCFWCLEKFIKFLNRNAYIMIAIYGKNFCTSARDAFFLLMRNFLRVAVLDKVTDFLLFLGKLLIVGIVGIMAFIFFSGRISAIEEQAPTLNYYWVPIVTVAIGAYLIAHGFFSVYAMCVDTLFLCFLEDLERNDGSTERPYFMSENLLKIMKGNEGKSSK
- the slc44a2 gene encoding choline transporter-like protein 2 isoform X4, which encodes MAKEEEEHYGKYGELRRFDPTFKGPIYNRGCTDIICCILFIVAIVGYFAVGILAWSHGDPQKVIYPTDSKGQFCGRSPNLEKKPYLFYFNIVKCASPLVLLEFQCPTIQLCVEKCPTKYMTLVTAKLSKEAMDEYKPFCKEGTDIHLLSVPQLLREPLCPAMLIPSRPYAHRCLPALSSKNGKVSVEGNNVTFKDEDNKAITATDLLAAAKNANRLSEVRQVAMNIFEDYTQSWHWILLGLVIAMVISLIFVVLLRYLAGIMVWIMIVLVILVIGSGILYCAVAYSRLRGEPGADVTITELGLLTDVSVYLHIKQTWLVFLIILCIVEVVVILLLIFLRKRIVIAIALIKEASRTIGHVMSSLFYPLLTFVMLSLVIAYWAITAVFLSTSKEQVYKVVNQTECNYSMHTCDPEKFSQSNITDACPGAECLFAFYGGETKYHKFLIFLQLYNVFLFFWCANFVTALGQVTLAGAFASYYWAFKKPNDIPANPVLSSLGRALRYHTGSLAFGSLILSIVQVIRVVLEYLDQKLKGAQNKCAKFMLTCLKCCFWCLEKFIKFLNRNAYIMIAIYGKNFCTSARDAFFLLMRNFLRVAVLDKVTDFLLFLGKLLIVGIVGIMAFIFFSGRISAIEEQAPTLNYYWVPIVTVAIGAYLIAHGFFSVYAMCVDTLFLCFLEDLERNDGSTERPYFMSENLLKIMKGNEGKSSK